A stretch of the Ptiloglossa arizonensis isolate GNS036 chromosome 1, iyPtiAriz1_principal, whole genome shotgun sequence genome encodes the following:
- the LOC143150795 gene encoding E3 ubiquitin-protein ligase RNF167-like isoform X1, which produces MRQCCINHQLQLWLMFLVVCVVCNRADILVFSATARHQIEEEFRDMPARFGGMIQSEGIKGMVVYADPPTACRDIQAPPNITNYIGNWIVLIARCNCTFELKVRMAQKAGYDAAIIHNVNDNELEPMTAEHPLGILIPSVFVSENTGQILKENYLYNKRCFVLINDDTPYNIANLLLPFAIVVGLCFLVMVTFMIVRCIKDRRRQRRHMLPNSSLKTIPTHKYTKGDPYETCAICLDDYIEGEKLRVLPCAHAYHTKCIDPWLTKNRRVCPVCKRKVFAADEQVITDDSDSDADETPLIRDSHEGTQGGTFTEQWENPIRRAIRLRGVNNLDEFSGSSSDSEESLLICFYEDSMSAGEPSGGSAFVVSDTHSINGELPEVEHTASSTKPPTENLHTGS; this is translated from the exons atgagaCAGTGTTGCATAAATCATCAGCTTCAATTATGGCTTATGTTCCTTGTTGTCTGTGTTGTCTGCAACAGGGCAGATATTTTGGTATTTTCTGCAACAGCCAGACACCAGATTGAAGAAGAATTTAGAGATATGCCTGCCAGATTTGGTGGTATGATACAATCTGAAGGGATTAAG GGTATGGTGGTATATGCAGACCCACCTACAGCATGCCGTGATATACAGGCTCCTCCAAATATTACCAATTACATTGGTAATTGGATAGTTTTAATAGCTCGCTGTAATTGTACCTTTGAGTTAAAAGTTCGAATGGCACAAAAAGCTGGATACGATGCTGCAATTATACATAATGTGAATGATAATGAATTAG AACCAATGACAGCAGAACATCCTTTAGGGATATTAATACCATCTGTATTTGTCAGTGAAAATACAGGACAAATtcttaaagaaaattatttatataacaaGCGGTGCTTTGTACTCATTAATGATGATACACCGTACAATATTGCAAATTTACTTTTGCCATTTGCTATTGTTGTTGGGTTATGCTTTCTAGTCATGGTTACCTTCATG ATTGTTAGATGTATTAAGGATCGAAGAAGGCAACGAAGGCATATGTTACCCAACTCAAGTTTGAAAACTATTCCTACGCACAAATATACAAAAGGTGATCCATATGAAACGTGTGCTATTTGTTTAGACGATTATATTGAAGGTGAAAAATTAAGAGTTCTACCGTGTGCGCATG CTTATCACACAAAATGTATTGACCCTTGGCTGACAAAAAATCGTAGGGTTTGCCCTGTTTGTAAACGAAAAGTTTTTGCAGCAGACGAACAAGTTATTACCGACGATAGTGATTCAGATGCCGATGAAACACCTCTAATTCGTGACAGTCACGAAG GTACTCAGGGTGGGACGTTTACGGAACAGTGGGAAAACCCTATTAGGCGTGCTATAAGATTACGAGGGGTGAATAATCTGGATGAATTTTCTGGTAGTAGTTCCGATTCCGAAGAATCtcttttaatttgtttttacGAGGATAGTATGAGTGCTGGAGAACCATCTGGTGGATCAGCTTTTGTAGTGTCGGATACTCATAGCATCAATG GCGAATTACCGGAGGTGGAACATACTGCAAGCAGCACTAAACCGCCTACGGAGAATTTACATACAGGATCTTAA
- the LOC143150762 gene encoding uncharacterized protein LOC143150762 isoform X1: protein MRQCHHLQLRLMILLVCVVCNRADIFVFSATARHQIEEVFRDMPARFGGMIQSEGIKGMVVYADPPTACHEMQGPPNITNYNGNWVALIARCNCTFEIKVRMAQKAGYDAAIIHNVNSNKLEPIIAEHPVGILIPCVFVSEITGQIIKEKYLYDKLYFVLINDDTPYNIKHLLLPFAIVVGLCFLVMVIFMIVRCIKDRRRQRRHMLPNSSLKTIPTHKYIKGDPYETCAICLDDYIESEKLRILPCAHAYHTKCIDPWLTKNRRVCPVCKRKVFAAEEQIVTDESDSDTVETPLIRDGHEEINILLGTQDGTLMEQRENSIRHVIRLGSTQFVDNSGSSSGSEESLLICFDEDNMGAEEPPNGTAFVVSDTHTINEIHQLKGVLKSFPRNMMFCFINGSAVFKQLNNQSNNMLDPIFVVCNANQWCSENSDLNPKHYAQPLKFHGHRTVINMQENWGFKMYYNTLIKVAEEYIFNGVIPEFSRIEDSDWNDLYLTGRLHKPMKVLMEPSEQSQLPTALIQNLHSTVHAAFLLFPQHFTETEFYKTITGLSCNGDFQMIFSENKDKVNNIFLTQLTQFKQLYSMIMQNFENFCDISKLDQINVMCHQDTSLVSKMHCFNQFPTTPQIKLIGAWSQGARLKDTEECQHAYEYDPEGGVIREECLKQIVWRSNITQSLKGIVTAGLVKSVKYSGSKIMKMLQTSPQTNSFSKSELDYSQIERIVESVKNEAQPKETNKCIDKLLNHDNNKFGFRESGHSGLFCFEATCKNNVHSEV, encoded by the exons ATGAGACAGTGTCATCATCTCCAGCTTCGGCTTATGATCCTTCTTGTTTGTGTTGTTTGTAATAGAGcagatatttttgtattttctgcAACAGCAAGACATCAAATTGAAGAAGTATTTAGAGATATGCCTGCCAGATTTGGTGGCATGATACAATCTGAAGGGATTAAG GGTATGGTGGTATATGCAGATCCACCTACAGCGTGCCATGAAATGCAGGGTCCTCCAAATAtcaccaattacaatggtaattGGGTAGCTTTAATTGCTCGCTGTAACTGTACCTTTGAGATAAAGGTTCGAATGGCACAAAAAGCTGGATACGATGCTGCGATTATACATAATGTGAACAGTAATAAATtag AACCAATTATAGCAGAACATCCTGTAGGGATATTAATACCGTGTGTATTTGTCAGTGAAATCACCGGacaaattattaaagaaaagtatTTATACGACAAGTTGTATTTTGTACTCATTAATGATGATACACCATACAATATTAAACATTTACTTTTGCCATTTGCTATTGTTGTTGGGTTATGCTTTCTAGTCATGGTTATTTTCATG ATTGTTAGATGTATCAAGGACAGAAGAAGGCAACGAAGGCATATGTTACCCAACTCAAGTTTGAAAACTATTCCTAcgcataaatatataaaaggtGATCCGTATGAAACGTGTGCTATTTGTTTAGATGATTATATTGAAAGTGAAAAATTAAGGATTTTACCATGTGCACATG CTTATCACACAAAATGTATTGATCCTTGGCTGACAAAAAATCGTAGGGTTTGTCCTGTTTGTAAACGAAAAGTTtttgcagcagaagaacaaattgTTACTGACGAAAGTGATTCGGATACCGTTGAAACACCTCTAATTCGTGATGGTCATGAAG AAATAAATATTCTGTTAGGCACTCAAGATGGAACGCTTATGGAACAGAGAGAGAATTCTATTAGGCATGTTATAAGATTAGGAAGTACACAGTTTGTGGATAATTCGGGTAGTAGTTCTGGTTCTGAAGAATCCCTTTTAATTTGTTTTGATGAAGACAATATGGGTGCTGAAGAACCACCAAATGGAACTGCTTTTGTGGTGTCGGATACTCATACCATCAAtg AAATCCATCAACTAAAAGGGGTACTGAAAAGTTTTCCAAGGAATATGATGTTTTGCTTCATAAATGGATCTGCTGTATTTAAACAGTTAAACAACCAATCCAATAATATGTTAGATCCTATTTTTGTTGTTTGTAATGCAAATCAATGGTGTTCAGAAAATTCAGATCTTAATCCTAAGCATTATGCTCAGCCATTGAAGTTTCATGGACATAGAACAGTTATTAATATGCAAGAAAATTGGGGCTTTAAAATGTACTATAATACGTTGATTAAAGTAGCAgaagaatatattttcaatggaGTAATTCCGGAATTTTCGCGGATAGAAGACTCAGACTGGAATGACTTGTATTTAACAGGAAGGTTGCATAAGCCTATGAAAGTATTGATGGAACCAAGTGAACAGTCCCAACTACCTACAGctttaatacaaaatttacatTCAACCGTACATGCAGCATTCTTATTGTTTCCACAGCACTTTACAGAAACCGAGTTTTATAAAACTATAACTGGTTTATCCTGTAATGGCGATTTTCAAATGATTTTCAGTGAAAATAAAGATAAagtgaataatatatttttgactCAACTGACacaatttaaacaattatacaGTATGATTatgcaaaattttgaaaatttttgtgatattTCAAAGTTAGATCAAATAAATGTCATGTGTCATCAAGATACAAGTCTGGTGTCAAAAATGCATTGTTTCAATCAGTTTCCTACAACACCACAGATTAAACTTATCGGAGCATGGTCACAGGGTGCAAGATTAAAGGATACTGAGGAGTGTCAGCATGCATATGAATATGATCCAGAAGGTGGTGTGATACGGGAAGAATGTTTGAAACAAATTGTATGGAGATCTAATATCACGCAAAGTCTGAAGGGAATTGTTACTGCTGGACTTGTAAAATCTGTTAAATATAGTGgatcaaaaataatgaaaatgttgCAAACAAGTCCACAGACAAATTCGTTTTCGAAATCAGAGCTAGATTACAGCCAAAtcgaaagaatagtagaaagtGTAAAGAATGAAGCACAGCCAAAGGAAACAAACAAGTGCATAGA cAAGTTACTAAATCATGACAACAATAAATTCGGATTCCGAGAGTCAGGACACTCGGGACTATTTTGTTTTGAAGCCACCTGCAAAAATAATGTCCACTCAGAAGTATAA
- the LOC143150762 gene encoding uncharacterized protein LOC143150762 isoform X2 gives MRQCHHLQLRLMILLVCVVCNRADIFVFSATARHQIEEVFRDMPARFGGMIQSEGIKGMVVYADPPTACHEMQGPPNITNYNGNWVALIARCNCTFEIKVRMAQKAGYDAAIIHNVNSNKLEPIIAEHPVGILIPCVFVSEITGQIIKEKYLYDKLYFVLINDDTPYNIKHLLLPFAIVVGLCFLVMVIFMIVRCIKDRRRQRRHMLPNSSLKTIPTHKYIKGDPYETCAICLDDYIESEKLRILPCAHAYHTKCIDPWLTKNRRVCPVCKRKVFAAEEQIVTDESDSDTVETPLIRDGHEGTQDGTLMEQRENSIRHVIRLGSTQFVDNSGSSSGSEESLLICFDEDNMGAEEPPNGTAFVVSDTHTINEIHQLKGVLKSFPRNMMFCFINGSAVFKQLNNQSNNMLDPIFVVCNANQWCSENSDLNPKHYAQPLKFHGHRTVINMQENWGFKMYYNTLIKVAEEYIFNGVIPEFSRIEDSDWNDLYLTGRLHKPMKVLMEPSEQSQLPTALIQNLHSTVHAAFLLFPQHFTETEFYKTITGLSCNGDFQMIFSENKDKVNNIFLTQLTQFKQLYSMIMQNFENFCDISKLDQINVMCHQDTSLVSKMHCFNQFPTTPQIKLIGAWSQGARLKDTEECQHAYEYDPEGGVIREECLKQIVWRSNITQSLKGIVTAGLVKSVKYSGSKIMKMLQTSPQTNSFSKSELDYSQIERIVESVKNEAQPKETNKCIDKLLNHDNNKFGFRESGHSGLFCFEATCKNNVHSEV, from the exons ATGAGACAGTGTCATCATCTCCAGCTTCGGCTTATGATCCTTCTTGTTTGTGTTGTTTGTAATAGAGcagatatttttgtattttctgcAACAGCAAGACATCAAATTGAAGAAGTATTTAGAGATATGCCTGCCAGATTTGGTGGCATGATACAATCTGAAGGGATTAAG GGTATGGTGGTATATGCAGATCCACCTACAGCGTGCCATGAAATGCAGGGTCCTCCAAATAtcaccaattacaatggtaattGGGTAGCTTTAATTGCTCGCTGTAACTGTACCTTTGAGATAAAGGTTCGAATGGCACAAAAAGCTGGATACGATGCTGCGATTATACATAATGTGAACAGTAATAAATtag AACCAATTATAGCAGAACATCCTGTAGGGATATTAATACCGTGTGTATTTGTCAGTGAAATCACCGGacaaattattaaagaaaagtatTTATACGACAAGTTGTATTTTGTACTCATTAATGATGATACACCATACAATATTAAACATTTACTTTTGCCATTTGCTATTGTTGTTGGGTTATGCTTTCTAGTCATGGTTATTTTCATG ATTGTTAGATGTATCAAGGACAGAAGAAGGCAACGAAGGCATATGTTACCCAACTCAAGTTTGAAAACTATTCCTAcgcataaatatataaaaggtGATCCGTATGAAACGTGTGCTATTTGTTTAGATGATTATATTGAAAGTGAAAAATTAAGGATTTTACCATGTGCACATG CTTATCACACAAAATGTATTGATCCTTGGCTGACAAAAAATCGTAGGGTTTGTCCTGTTTGTAAACGAAAAGTTtttgcagcagaagaacaaattgTTACTGACGAAAGTGATTCGGATACCGTTGAAACACCTCTAATTCGTGATGGTCATGAAG GCACTCAAGATGGAACGCTTATGGAACAGAGAGAGAATTCTATTAGGCATGTTATAAGATTAGGAAGTACACAGTTTGTGGATAATTCGGGTAGTAGTTCTGGTTCTGAAGAATCCCTTTTAATTTGTTTTGATGAAGACAATATGGGTGCTGAAGAACCACCAAATGGAACTGCTTTTGTGGTGTCGGATACTCATACCATCAAtg AAATCCATCAACTAAAAGGGGTACTGAAAAGTTTTCCAAGGAATATGATGTTTTGCTTCATAAATGGATCTGCTGTATTTAAACAGTTAAACAACCAATCCAATAATATGTTAGATCCTATTTTTGTTGTTTGTAATGCAAATCAATGGTGTTCAGAAAATTCAGATCTTAATCCTAAGCATTATGCTCAGCCATTGAAGTTTCATGGACATAGAACAGTTATTAATATGCAAGAAAATTGGGGCTTTAAAATGTACTATAATACGTTGATTAAAGTAGCAgaagaatatattttcaatggaGTAATTCCGGAATTTTCGCGGATAGAAGACTCAGACTGGAATGACTTGTATTTAACAGGAAGGTTGCATAAGCCTATGAAAGTATTGATGGAACCAAGTGAACAGTCCCAACTACCTACAGctttaatacaaaatttacatTCAACCGTACATGCAGCATTCTTATTGTTTCCACAGCACTTTACAGAAACCGAGTTTTATAAAACTATAACTGGTTTATCCTGTAATGGCGATTTTCAAATGATTTTCAGTGAAAATAAAGATAAagtgaataatatatttttgactCAACTGACacaatttaaacaattatacaGTATGATTatgcaaaattttgaaaatttttgtgatattTCAAAGTTAGATCAAATAAATGTCATGTGTCATCAAGATACAAGTCTGGTGTCAAAAATGCATTGTTTCAATCAGTTTCCTACAACACCACAGATTAAACTTATCGGAGCATGGTCACAGGGTGCAAGATTAAAGGATACTGAGGAGTGTCAGCATGCATATGAATATGATCCAGAAGGTGGTGTGATACGGGAAGAATGTTTGAAACAAATTGTATGGAGATCTAATATCACGCAAAGTCTGAAGGGAATTGTTACTGCTGGACTTGTAAAATCTGTTAAATATAGTGgatcaaaaataatgaaaatgttgCAAACAAGTCCACAGACAAATTCGTTTTCGAAATCAGAGCTAGATTACAGCCAAAtcgaaagaatagtagaaagtGTAAAGAATGAAGCACAGCCAAAGGAAACAAACAAGTGCATAGA cAAGTTACTAAATCATGACAACAATAAATTCGGATTCCGAGAGTCAGGACACTCGGGACTATTTTGTTTTGAAGCCACCTGCAAAAATAATGTCCACTCAGAAGTATAA
- the LOC143150795 gene encoding E3 ubiquitin-protein ligase RNF167-like isoform X2, with translation MRQCCINHQLQLWLMFLVVCVVCNRADILVFSATARHQIEEEFRDMPARFGGMIQSEGIKGMVVYADPPTACRDIQAPPNITNYIGNWIVLIARCNCTFELKVRMAQKAGYDAAIIHNVNDNELEPMTAEHPLGILIPSVFVSENTGQILKENYLYNKRCFVLINDDTPYNIANLLLPFAIVVGLCFLVMVTFMIVRCIKDRRRQRRHMLPNSSLKTIPTHKYTKGDPYETCAICLDDYIEGEKLRVLPCAHAYHTKCIDPWLTKNRRVCPVCKRKVFAADEQVITDDSDSDADETPLIRDSHEGTQGGTFTEQWENPIRRAIRLRGVNNLDEFSGSSSDSEESLLICFYEDSMSAGEPSGGSAFVVSDTHSINVLAFLVSSYS, from the exons atgagaCAGTGTTGCATAAATCATCAGCTTCAATTATGGCTTATGTTCCTTGTTGTCTGTGTTGTCTGCAACAGGGCAGATATTTTGGTATTTTCTGCAACAGCCAGACACCAGATTGAAGAAGAATTTAGAGATATGCCTGCCAGATTTGGTGGTATGATACAATCTGAAGGGATTAAG GGTATGGTGGTATATGCAGACCCACCTACAGCATGCCGTGATATACAGGCTCCTCCAAATATTACCAATTACATTGGTAATTGGATAGTTTTAATAGCTCGCTGTAATTGTACCTTTGAGTTAAAAGTTCGAATGGCACAAAAAGCTGGATACGATGCTGCAATTATACATAATGTGAATGATAATGAATTAG AACCAATGACAGCAGAACATCCTTTAGGGATATTAATACCATCTGTATTTGTCAGTGAAAATACAGGACAAATtcttaaagaaaattatttatataacaaGCGGTGCTTTGTACTCATTAATGATGATACACCGTACAATATTGCAAATTTACTTTTGCCATTTGCTATTGTTGTTGGGTTATGCTTTCTAGTCATGGTTACCTTCATG ATTGTTAGATGTATTAAGGATCGAAGAAGGCAACGAAGGCATATGTTACCCAACTCAAGTTTGAAAACTATTCCTACGCACAAATATACAAAAGGTGATCCATATGAAACGTGTGCTATTTGTTTAGACGATTATATTGAAGGTGAAAAATTAAGAGTTCTACCGTGTGCGCATG CTTATCACACAAAATGTATTGACCCTTGGCTGACAAAAAATCGTAGGGTTTGCCCTGTTTGTAAACGAAAAGTTTTTGCAGCAGACGAACAAGTTATTACCGACGATAGTGATTCAGATGCCGATGAAACACCTCTAATTCGTGACAGTCACGAAG GTACTCAGGGTGGGACGTTTACGGAACAGTGGGAAAACCCTATTAGGCGTGCTATAAGATTACGAGGGGTGAATAATCTGGATGAATTTTCTGGTAGTAGTTCCGATTCCGAAGAATCtcttttaatttgtttttacGAGGATAGTATGAGTGCTGGAGAACCATCTGGTGGATCAGCTTTTGTAGTGTCGGATACTCATAGCATCAATG TTTTAGCATTTCTGGTGTCGAGTTATAGCTGA
- the LOC143150762 gene encoding uncharacterized protein LOC143150762 isoform X3, translating to MRQCHHLQLRLMILLVCVVCNRADIFVFSATARHQIEEVFRDMPARFGGMIQSEGIKGMVVYADPPTACHEMQGPPNITNYNGNWVALIARCNCTFEIKVRMAQKAGYDAAIIHNVNSNKLEPIIAEHPVGILIPCVFVSEITGQIIKEKYLYDKLYFVLINDDTPYNIKHLLLPFAIVVGLCFLVMVIFMIVRCIKDRRRQRRHMLPNSSLKTIPTHKYIKGDPYETCAICLDDYIESEKLRILPCAHAYHTKCIDPWLTKNRRVCPVCKRKVFAAEEQIVTDESDSDTVETPLIRDGHEEINILLGTQDGTLMEQRENSIRHVIRLGSTQFVDNSGSSSGSEESLLICFDEDNMGAEEPPNGTAFVVSDTHTINEIHQLKGVLKSFPRNMMFCFINGSAVFKQLNNQSNNMLDPIFVVCNANQWCSENSDLNPKHYAQPLKFHGHRTVINMQENWGFKMYYNTLIKVAEEYIFNGVIPEFSRIEDSDWNDLYLTGRLHKPMKVLMEPSEQSQLPTALIQNLHSTVHAAFLLFPQHFTETEFYKTITGLSCNGDFQMIFSENKDKVNNIFLTQLTQFKQLYSMIMQNFENFCDISKLDQINVMCHQDTSLVSKMHCFNQFPTTPQIKLIGAWSQGARLKDTEECQHAYEYDPEGGVIREECLKQIVWRSNITQSLKGIVTAGLVKSVKYSGSKIMKMLQTSPQTNSFSKSELDYSQIERIVESVKNEAQPKETNKCIE from the exons ATGAGACAGTGTCATCATCTCCAGCTTCGGCTTATGATCCTTCTTGTTTGTGTTGTTTGTAATAGAGcagatatttttgtattttctgcAACAGCAAGACATCAAATTGAAGAAGTATTTAGAGATATGCCTGCCAGATTTGGTGGCATGATACAATCTGAAGGGATTAAG GGTATGGTGGTATATGCAGATCCACCTACAGCGTGCCATGAAATGCAGGGTCCTCCAAATAtcaccaattacaatggtaattGGGTAGCTTTAATTGCTCGCTGTAACTGTACCTTTGAGATAAAGGTTCGAATGGCACAAAAAGCTGGATACGATGCTGCGATTATACATAATGTGAACAGTAATAAATtag AACCAATTATAGCAGAACATCCTGTAGGGATATTAATACCGTGTGTATTTGTCAGTGAAATCACCGGacaaattattaaagaaaagtatTTATACGACAAGTTGTATTTTGTACTCATTAATGATGATACACCATACAATATTAAACATTTACTTTTGCCATTTGCTATTGTTGTTGGGTTATGCTTTCTAGTCATGGTTATTTTCATG ATTGTTAGATGTATCAAGGACAGAAGAAGGCAACGAAGGCATATGTTACCCAACTCAAGTTTGAAAACTATTCCTAcgcataaatatataaaaggtGATCCGTATGAAACGTGTGCTATTTGTTTAGATGATTATATTGAAAGTGAAAAATTAAGGATTTTACCATGTGCACATG CTTATCACACAAAATGTATTGATCCTTGGCTGACAAAAAATCGTAGGGTTTGTCCTGTTTGTAAACGAAAAGTTtttgcagcagaagaacaaattgTTACTGACGAAAGTGATTCGGATACCGTTGAAACACCTCTAATTCGTGATGGTCATGAAG AAATAAATATTCTGTTAGGCACTCAAGATGGAACGCTTATGGAACAGAGAGAGAATTCTATTAGGCATGTTATAAGATTAGGAAGTACACAGTTTGTGGATAATTCGGGTAGTAGTTCTGGTTCTGAAGAATCCCTTTTAATTTGTTTTGATGAAGACAATATGGGTGCTGAAGAACCACCAAATGGAACTGCTTTTGTGGTGTCGGATACTCATACCATCAAtg AAATCCATCAACTAAAAGGGGTACTGAAAAGTTTTCCAAGGAATATGATGTTTTGCTTCATAAATGGATCTGCTGTATTTAAACAGTTAAACAACCAATCCAATAATATGTTAGATCCTATTTTTGTTGTTTGTAATGCAAATCAATGGTGTTCAGAAAATTCAGATCTTAATCCTAAGCATTATGCTCAGCCATTGAAGTTTCATGGACATAGAACAGTTATTAATATGCAAGAAAATTGGGGCTTTAAAATGTACTATAATACGTTGATTAAAGTAGCAgaagaatatattttcaatggaGTAATTCCGGAATTTTCGCGGATAGAAGACTCAGACTGGAATGACTTGTATTTAACAGGAAGGTTGCATAAGCCTATGAAAGTATTGATGGAACCAAGTGAACAGTCCCAACTACCTACAGctttaatacaaaatttacatTCAACCGTACATGCAGCATTCTTATTGTTTCCACAGCACTTTACAGAAACCGAGTTTTATAAAACTATAACTGGTTTATCCTGTAATGGCGATTTTCAAATGATTTTCAGTGAAAATAAAGATAAagtgaataatatatttttgactCAACTGACacaatttaaacaattatacaGTATGATTatgcaaaattttgaaaatttttgtgatattTCAAAGTTAGATCAAATAAATGTCATGTGTCATCAAGATACAAGTCTGGTGTCAAAAATGCATTGTTTCAATCAGTTTCCTACAACACCACAGATTAAACTTATCGGAGCATGGTCACAGGGTGCAAGATTAAAGGATACTGAGGAGTGTCAGCATGCATATGAATATGATCCAGAAGGTGGTGTGATACGGGAAGAATGTTTGAAACAAATTGTATGGAGATCTAATATCACGCAAAGTCTGAAGGGAATTGTTACTGCTGGACTTGTAAAATCTGTTAAATATAGTGgatcaaaaataatgaaaatgttgCAAACAAGTCCACAGACAAATTCGTTTTCGAAATCAGAGCTAGATTACAGCCAAAtcgaaagaatagtagaaagtGTAAAGAATGAAGCACAGCCAAAGGAAACAAACAAGTGCATAGAGTAG